A window from Citrus sinensis cultivar Valencia sweet orange chromosome 3, DVS_A1.0, whole genome shotgun sequence encodes these proteins:
- the LOC102607643 gene encoding uncharacterized protein LOC102607643 isoform X1, which produces MCMHGWRAGEAERKRAGRHMWTVPTRASVAGDGSSSSSNSANSFYKDGRKISVGDCALFKPPQDSPPFIGIIRSLTSGKENNLKLSVNWLYRPAEVKLGKGILLEAAPNEIFYSFHKDEIPAASLLHPCKVAFLPKGFELPSGICSFVCRRVYDIKNKSLWWLTDKDYINERQEEVDQLLYKTRIEMHATMQQGGRSPKPLNGPTSTSQLKPGSDSVQNSVSSFPSQVKGKKRERGDQGSEPVKKERSTKMDDGDSGHGRSENVLRSEISKITEKGGLVDFEGVEKFVQLMVPDRNERKIDLVCRSMLAGVVAATDKFDCLSKFVQLRGLPVFDEWLQEVHKGKIGDGSNPKDGDKAIEEFLLVSLRALDKLPVNLHALQMCNIGKSVNHLRTHKNLEIQKKARSLVDTWKKRVEAEMDAKSGSNQAVSGPARPRIPEVSHGGNRNSGSSSEIAIKSSSMQLSTSKTPSVKLVQGETVAKPASACASPASTKSAPSPASGSTNLKDGQLRNTSGTSDLPSTPARDEKSSSSSQSHNNSQSCSSDHAKTGGFSGKEDARSSTAGSMTVNKISGGSSRPRKSANGFPSTALSGVQRDHGSSRNSSSHKNPGSEKLSQSSLTCEKVVDMSVVEGNTHKLIVKIPNRGRSPAQSAYAVSLEEPSVMNSRASSPVPLDKHDRFDRSFKEKSDGYRHNVTSDVNNESWQSNDFKDVLTGSDEGDGSPATVPDEEQCRAGDDPGKTAEVSKTASSSSGNELKSGKSHDVSFRSINALIESCVKYSEAKTSVVVGDDAGMNLLASVAAGEISKSDVVSPVGSPRRRTPVYEPFGNENDSRVKSFPGDQFSDGAGDAHGKLGVDHTSWAKNGDSNQEKPAGDLTGRINTSPMDLQQSGDPCQENIENSNKIVMTKGTPDCAGKNPEEDKAGVRVDTNGTSDDKQRSSASLSQEDKVSELNQGVECNVVDGSLSHPSLEFHCENKKTACEGLKCFEQTEQKPPLIATHPENVKGADGELLHESGPGEDMASKNIDEVKDEMVDEVDSKSNVNHSEEQKSDWKSNASMGHDLWAVSHVSSAHSEDKGEHVEENLEGKEVKEQCFADSAPLEASTALGVQETDYHVKTEAPKLTASGGDKAQESTPATIDASSSAARVSDAEAKVEFDLNEGFDGDEGKYGESSTLTGPACSGSVQQLINPLPLPISSVTNSLPASITVAAAAKGPFVPPEDLLRSKGALGWKGSAATSAFRPAEPRKILEMPLGVTNISVPDSTSGKLSRSLLDIDLNVPDERVLEDLASRSSAQDIVAASDLTNNLDGSRCEVMGSTSVRGSGGLDLDLNRAEEFIDISNYSTSNGNKTDVLVQTGTSSGGLSNGEVNVCRDFDLNDGPVDDMNAEPTVFHQHPRNVQAQAPISGLRISNAETGNFSSWLPRGNTYSTITVPSVLPDRGEQPFPFAPGVHQRMLAPSTSGSPFSPDVFRGPVLSSSPAVPFPSTPFQYPVFPFGSSFPLPSATFSVGSTTYVDSSSSGRLCFPAVNSQLMGPAGAVPSHFTRPYVVSISDGSNSASAESSLKWGRQVLDLNAGPGVPDIEGRNETPPLVPRQLSVAGAQVLLEDQARMYQMAGGHLKRREPEGGWDGYKRPSWH; this is translated from the exons ATGTGTATGCATGGGTGGCGGGCAGGTGAAGCTGAGAGGAAAAGGGCAGGTCGGCACATGTGGACTGTCCCTACACGTGCGAGCGTAGCTGGTGAtggttcttcttcttcttccaattCAGCTAATTCGTTTTATAAG GATGGACGTAAGATTAGTGTTGGTGACTGTGCTCTTTTCAAACCACCTCAGGATTCCCCACCTTTCATTGGAATCATTCGTTCACTGACCTCTGGCAAAGAGAATAACTTAAAGCTAAGCGTGAATTGGCTTTATCGACCTGCTGAAGTAAAACTTGGCAAAGGCATCCTGTTGGAAGCTGCGCCAAACGAAATCTTCTATTCTTTTCATAAGGATGAGATTCCTGCTGCTTCTTTACTTCATCCGTGTAAAGTCGCATTCCTTCCAAAAGGTTTTGAACTTCCATCAGGGATCTGCTCGTTTGTGTGTCGGCGAgtttatgacattaaaaaCAAGAGTTTATGGTGGTTAACAGATAAAGATTACATTAAT GAACGGCAGGAAGAAGTAGATCAGCTATTATATAAAACTCGAATAGAAATGCATGCAACTATGCAGCAAGGTGGCCGTTCTCCGAAGCCGCTGAACGGTCCAACATCTACATCACAATTGAAACCTGGTTCTGATAGTGTGCAGAATAGTGTCTCCTCATTTCCTTCTCAAGTTAAGGGTAAGAAAAGGGAGCGGGGAGATCAAGGCTCTGAGCCTGTCAAAAAAGAGCGTTCAACGAAAATGGATGACGGAGATTCTGGTCATGGTAGATCAGAAAATGTTTTAAGATCTGAGATTTCCAAGATTACAGAGAAGGGTGGCCTTGTGGATTTTGAAGGGGTTGAAAAGTTTGTACAGCTGATGGTGCCTGACAGAAATGAGAGAAAGATAGATTTGGTTTGCCGGTCAATGCTTGCTGGTGTAGTAGCAGCAACTGATAAGTTTGATTGCCTTAGTAAGTTTGTGCAGCTCAGGGGTTTGCCTGTTTTTGATGAATGGCTCCAGGAGGTCCATAAAGGAAAGATCGGTGACGGCAGTAACCCGAAGGATGGTGATAAGGCCATTGAGGAATTTCTCCTGGTTTCACTTCGTGCACTTGATAAGCTTCCAGTAAATCTTCATGCCTTGCAAATGTGTAATATTGGCAAGTCTGTGAATCATTTGCGTACTCATAAAAACTTGGAAATTCAGAAGAAAGCTAGGAGCTTGGTTGACACATGGAAGAAGCGTGTTGAGGCTGAAATGGATGCGAAATCTGGTTCAAATCAGGCTGTGTCCGGGCCTGCAAGACCTCGTATTCCAGAAGTTTCTCATGGTGGGAACAGAAATTCAGGTTCATCCTCTGAGATTGCCATTAAGAGCTCATCGATGCAACTTTCTACTTCAAAAACTCCATCAGTCAAGCTTGTTCAGGGAGAGACTGTTGCTAAGCCTGCATCTGCATGTGCATCTCCAGCATCTACAAAATCAGCTCCATCACCTGCATCTGGGAGTACAAACCTAAAAGACGGGCAGCTGCGAAATACTAGTGGTACCTCTGATCTTCCTTCAACTCCGGCTAGAGATGAGAAAAGCAGTAGTTCTAGTCAGTCCCACAACAATAGTCAATCTTGCTCAAGTGACCATGCCAAAACTGGGGGTTTCTCTGGGAAGGAGGATGCGCGGAGCTCAACAGCTGGTTCCATGACCGTGAATAAGATCTCTGGTGGTTCTTCACGGCCTCGGAAATCAGCCAATGGCTTTCCCAGTACAGCCTTATCTGGGGTTCAGAGGGATCACGGGTCAAGCAGAAATTCTTCATCACACAAAAACCCCGGTtcagaaaaattatcacaGTCTAGTTTGACTTGTGAAAAGGTAGTTGATATGTCCGTGGTGGAGGGGAATACTCATAAATTGATTGTTAAGATCCCAAATCGAGGTCGTAGTCCTGCACAAAGTGCCTATGCTGTATCTCTTGAAGAGCCTTCGGTAATGAATAGCAGAGCTTCATCTCCTGTGCCTTTGGATAAGCATGATCGATTTGACCGCAGCTTTAAGGAAAAGAGTGATGGTTATCGACATAATGTTACCTCTGATGTGAATAATGAATCTTGGCAAAGCAACGATTTTAAAGATGTGCTGACTGGATCAGACGAAGGAGATGGATCACCGGCTACGGTTCCTGATGAAGAGCAATGTAGGGCTGGTGATGATCCTGGGAAAACTGCAGAAGTTTCAAAAACTGCCTCCTCATCATCAGGGAATGAACTAAAATCAGGGAAATCGCATGATGTTTCTTTCCGCTCAATAAATGCCTTGATTGAAAGTTGTGTCAAGTACTCTGAAGCAAAGACATCTGTTGTAGTTGGTGATGATGCGGGAATGAATCTGCTTGCTAGTGTGGCTGCTGGAGAGATATCCAAATCTGATGTAGTTTCACCTGTTGGTTCTCCACGAAGAAGGACCCCTGTTTATGAGCCTTTTGGTAATGAGAATGATTCAAGAGTGAAATCATTTCCTGGAGATCAGTTTAGTGACGGTGCTGGTGATGCGCATGGAAAGCTGGGTGTTGATCATACTTCGTGGGCTAAGAATGGAGATAGCAATCAAGAGAAACCTGCAGGAGATCTTACTGGACGCATCAATACTTCCCCTATGGATTTGCAGCAGAGTGGAGATCCATGTCAAGAGAACATTGAAAACTCAAACAAAATAGTAATGACAAAAGGGACCCCTGATTGTGCAGGAAAAAATCCTGAAGAGGATAAGGCTGGAGTCAGAGTGGACACCAATGGCACTTCTGATGATAAACAGAGGAGCAGTGCCTCTTTGTCACAGGAGGATAAGGTCTCTGAATTGAATCAAGGAGTTGAGTGTAATGTTGTTGATGGATCACTATCACACCCATCTTTGGAATTTCATTGTGAGAACAAGAAAACTGCTTGTGAAGGATTGAAGTGCTTCGAGCAGACCGAGCAAAAGCCACCTCTCATTGCAACACACCCTGAGAATGTGAAAGGTGCAGATGGGGAATTGCTGCATGAATCTGGTCCTGGTGAAGATATGGcttcaaaaaatattgatgAAGTGAAGGATGAAATGGTTGATGAAGTAGATTCCAAGAGTAATGTCAACCATAGCGAAGAACAAAAATCTGATTGGAAAAGTAATGCTTCTATGGGTCATGATCTTTGGGCTGTATCTCATGTGAGTTCAGCTCACAGTGAGGACAAGGGTGAGCATGTGGAGGAGAATTTGGAAGGTAAAGAGGTTAAAGAGCAGTGCTTTGCTGACTCAGCTCCTCTCGAGGCATCCACTGCATTAGGAGTGCAGGAAACAGACTATCATGTGAAGACTGAAGCACCGAAGTTGACTGCCTCTGGAGGTGACAAAGCACAGGAATCTACACCGGCCACTATTGATGCTTCTTCCTCTGCTGCAAGGGTTTCAGATGCAGAAGCAAAagttgaatttgatttgaatgAAGGTTTTGATGGGGATGAAGGTAAATATGGGGAGTCAAGTACTCTCACAGGCCCGGCATGTTCAGGTTCTGTTCAACAATTGATTAACCCATTGCCTCTTCCTATTTCTTCTGTGACCAATAGTCTTCCTGCTTCGATAACAGTGGCTGCTGCAGCCAAAGGGCCTTTTGTACCACCAGAAGACCTCCTGAGGAGTAAAGGGGCCCTTGGTTGGAAGGGATCTGCTGCAACAAGTGCTTTTCGCCCAGCTGAACCAAGAAAGATATTGGAGATGCCATTGGGGGTGACTAACATTTCTGTTCCTGATTCAACATCTGGAAAGCTGAGCCGTTCTCTATTGGATATTGACTTGAATGTACCAGATGAGAGAGTCCTAGAGGATTTGGCTTCTCGAAGCTCTGCTCAGGATATAGTTGCTGCATCGGACCTTACCAATAACCTTGATGGGTCACGCTGTGAAGTGATGGGTTCTACATCTGTCCGGGGTTCTGGTGGACTTGATCTTGATTTGAATAGAGCTGAGGAGTTTATTGATATCAGTAATTACTCTACTAGCAACGGGAATAAAACAGATGTGTTAGTTCAAACTGGCACATCATCTGGTGGTCTTTCAAATGGTGAGGTGAATGTTTGCAGGGATTTTGATTTGAATGACGGACCAGTTGATGACATGAATGCTGAACCAACAGTCTTTCATCAGCATCCCAGAAATGTACAAGCTCAAGCACCTATTTCTGGCCTTCGGATAAGTAATGCAGAAACAGGAAACTTTTCATCATGGTTGCCTAGAGGGAACACTTATTCAACCATCACAGTTCCCTCAGTCTTGCCTGATAGAGGAGAGCAACCTTTTCCATTTGCTCCTGGCGTGCATCAGAGAATGTTGGCTCCCTCCACTAGTGGCTCTCCTTTCAGTCCTGATGTCTTCAGGGGACCGGTGTTGTCATCATCTCCTGCAGTTCCCTTTCCATCTACCCCCTTTCAATATCCCGTCTTTCCTTTTGGGTCAAGCTTTCCCCTTCCATCAGCCACCTTTTCTGTTGGTTCAACAACATATGTAGATTCATCATCCAGTGGGAGACTATGCTTTCCTGCTGTTAATTCCCAATTAATGGGTCCTGCAGGTGCTGTACCTTCTCATTTCACTAGGCCTTATGTAGTGAGTATCTCTGATGGTAGCAACAGTGCTAGTGCTGAAAGCAGTTTGAAATGGGGTAGACAGGTTCTAGACTTAAATGCAGGGCCTGGCGTCCCAGACATAGAAGGTAGAAATGAGACACCGCCTCTTGTGCCGAGGCAACTGTCTGTTGCCGGTGCACAGGTCCTACTGGAGGACCAAGCAAGAATGTATCAGATGGCAGGTGGCCATTTGAAGAGGAGGGAACCTGAAGGAGGATGGGATGGTTACAAGCGGCCCTCATGGCACTAG
- the LOC102607643 gene encoding uncharacterized protein LOC102607643 isoform X2, with amino-acid sequence MCMHGWRAGEAERKRAGRHMWTVPTRASVAGDGSSSSSNSANSFYKDGRKISVGDCALFKPPQDSPPFIGIIRSLTSGKENNLKLSVNWLYRPAEVKLGKGILLEAAPNEIFYSFHKDEIPAASLLHPCKVAFLPKGFELPSGICSFVCRRVYDIKNKSLWWLTDKDYINERQEEVDQLLYKTRIEMHATMQQGGRSPKPLNGPTSTSQLKPGSDSVQNSVSSFPSQVKGKKRERGDQGSEPVKKERSTKMDDGDSGHGRSENVLRSEISKITEKGGLVDFEGVEKFVQLMVPDRNERKIDLVCRSMLAGVVAATDKFDCLSKFVQLRGLPVFDEWLQEVHKGKIGDGSNPKDGDKAIEEFLLVSLRALDKLPVNLHALQMCNIGKSVNHLRTHKNLEIQKKARSLVDTWKKRVEAEMDAKSGSNQAVSGPARPRIPEVSHGGNRNSGSSSEIAIKSSSMQLSTSKTPSVKLVQGETVAKPASACASPASTKSAPSPASGSTNLKDGQLRNTSGTSDLPSTPARDEKSSSSSQSHNNSQSCSSDHAKTGGFSGKEDARSSTAGSMTVNKISGGSSRPRKSANGFPSTALSGVQRDHGSSRNSSSHKNPGSEKLSQSSLTCEKVVDMSVVEGNTHKLIVKIPNRGRSPAQSAYAVSLEEPSVMNSRASSPVPLDKHDRFDRSFKEKSDGYRHNVTSDVNNESWQSNDFKDVLTGSDEGDGSPATVPDEEQCRAGDDPGKTAEVSKTASSSSGNELKSGKSHDVSFRSINALIESCVKYSEAKTSVVVGDDAGMNLLASVAAGEISKSDVVSPVGSPRRRTPVYEPFGNENDSRVKSFPGDQFSDGAGDAHGKLGVDHTSWAKNGDSNQEKPAGDLTGRINTSPMDLQQSGDPCQENIENSNKIVMTKGTPDCAGKNPEEDKAGVRVDTNGTSDDKQRSSASLSQEDKVSELNQGVECNVVDGSLSHPSLEFHCENKKTACEGLKCFEQTEQKPPLIATHPENVKGADGELLHESGPGEDMASKNIDEVKDEMVDEVDSKSNVNHSEEQKSDWKSNASMGHDLWAVSHVSSAHSEDKGEHVEENLEGKEVKEQCFADSAPLEASTALGVQETDYHVKTEAPKLTASGGDKAQESTPATIDASSSAARVSDAEAKVEFDLNEGFDGDEVAAAAKGPFVPPEDLLRSKGALGWKGSAATSAFRPAEPRKILEMPLGVTNISVPDSTSGKLSRSLLDIDLNVPDERVLEDLASRSSAQDIVAASDLTNNLDGSRCEVMGSTSVRGSGGLDLDLNRAEEFIDISNYSTSNGNKTDVLVQTGTSSGGLSNGEVNVCRDFDLNDGPVDDMNAEPTVFHQHPRNVQAQAPISGLRISNAETGNFSSWLPRGNTYSTITVPSVLPDRGEQPFPFAPGVHQRMLAPSTSGSPFSPDVFRGPVLSSSPAVPFPSTPFQYPVFPFGSSFPLPSATFSVGSTTYVDSSSSGRLCFPAVNSQLMGPAGAVPSHFTRPYVVSISDGSNSASAESSLKWGRQVLDLNAGPGVPDIEGRNETPPLVPRQLSVAGAQVLLEDQARMYQMAGGHLKRREPEGGWDGYKRPSWH; translated from the exons ATGTGTATGCATGGGTGGCGGGCAGGTGAAGCTGAGAGGAAAAGGGCAGGTCGGCACATGTGGACTGTCCCTACACGTGCGAGCGTAGCTGGTGAtggttcttcttcttcttccaattCAGCTAATTCGTTTTATAAG GATGGACGTAAGATTAGTGTTGGTGACTGTGCTCTTTTCAAACCACCTCAGGATTCCCCACCTTTCATTGGAATCATTCGTTCACTGACCTCTGGCAAAGAGAATAACTTAAAGCTAAGCGTGAATTGGCTTTATCGACCTGCTGAAGTAAAACTTGGCAAAGGCATCCTGTTGGAAGCTGCGCCAAACGAAATCTTCTATTCTTTTCATAAGGATGAGATTCCTGCTGCTTCTTTACTTCATCCGTGTAAAGTCGCATTCCTTCCAAAAGGTTTTGAACTTCCATCAGGGATCTGCTCGTTTGTGTGTCGGCGAgtttatgacattaaaaaCAAGAGTTTATGGTGGTTAACAGATAAAGATTACATTAAT GAACGGCAGGAAGAAGTAGATCAGCTATTATATAAAACTCGAATAGAAATGCATGCAACTATGCAGCAAGGTGGCCGTTCTCCGAAGCCGCTGAACGGTCCAACATCTACATCACAATTGAAACCTGGTTCTGATAGTGTGCAGAATAGTGTCTCCTCATTTCCTTCTCAAGTTAAGGGTAAGAAAAGGGAGCGGGGAGATCAAGGCTCTGAGCCTGTCAAAAAAGAGCGTTCAACGAAAATGGATGACGGAGATTCTGGTCATGGTAGATCAGAAAATGTTTTAAGATCTGAGATTTCCAAGATTACAGAGAAGGGTGGCCTTGTGGATTTTGAAGGGGTTGAAAAGTTTGTACAGCTGATGGTGCCTGACAGAAATGAGAGAAAGATAGATTTGGTTTGCCGGTCAATGCTTGCTGGTGTAGTAGCAGCAACTGATAAGTTTGATTGCCTTAGTAAGTTTGTGCAGCTCAGGGGTTTGCCTGTTTTTGATGAATGGCTCCAGGAGGTCCATAAAGGAAAGATCGGTGACGGCAGTAACCCGAAGGATGGTGATAAGGCCATTGAGGAATTTCTCCTGGTTTCACTTCGTGCACTTGATAAGCTTCCAGTAAATCTTCATGCCTTGCAAATGTGTAATATTGGCAAGTCTGTGAATCATTTGCGTACTCATAAAAACTTGGAAATTCAGAAGAAAGCTAGGAGCTTGGTTGACACATGGAAGAAGCGTGTTGAGGCTGAAATGGATGCGAAATCTGGTTCAAATCAGGCTGTGTCCGGGCCTGCAAGACCTCGTATTCCAGAAGTTTCTCATGGTGGGAACAGAAATTCAGGTTCATCCTCTGAGATTGCCATTAAGAGCTCATCGATGCAACTTTCTACTTCAAAAACTCCATCAGTCAAGCTTGTTCAGGGAGAGACTGTTGCTAAGCCTGCATCTGCATGTGCATCTCCAGCATCTACAAAATCAGCTCCATCACCTGCATCTGGGAGTACAAACCTAAAAGACGGGCAGCTGCGAAATACTAGTGGTACCTCTGATCTTCCTTCAACTCCGGCTAGAGATGAGAAAAGCAGTAGTTCTAGTCAGTCCCACAACAATAGTCAATCTTGCTCAAGTGACCATGCCAAAACTGGGGGTTTCTCTGGGAAGGAGGATGCGCGGAGCTCAACAGCTGGTTCCATGACCGTGAATAAGATCTCTGGTGGTTCTTCACGGCCTCGGAAATCAGCCAATGGCTTTCCCAGTACAGCCTTATCTGGGGTTCAGAGGGATCACGGGTCAAGCAGAAATTCTTCATCACACAAAAACCCCGGTtcagaaaaattatcacaGTCTAGTTTGACTTGTGAAAAGGTAGTTGATATGTCCGTGGTGGAGGGGAATACTCATAAATTGATTGTTAAGATCCCAAATCGAGGTCGTAGTCCTGCACAAAGTGCCTATGCTGTATCTCTTGAAGAGCCTTCGGTAATGAATAGCAGAGCTTCATCTCCTGTGCCTTTGGATAAGCATGATCGATTTGACCGCAGCTTTAAGGAAAAGAGTGATGGTTATCGACATAATGTTACCTCTGATGTGAATAATGAATCTTGGCAAAGCAACGATTTTAAAGATGTGCTGACTGGATCAGACGAAGGAGATGGATCACCGGCTACGGTTCCTGATGAAGAGCAATGTAGGGCTGGTGATGATCCTGGGAAAACTGCAGAAGTTTCAAAAACTGCCTCCTCATCATCAGGGAATGAACTAAAATCAGGGAAATCGCATGATGTTTCTTTCCGCTCAATAAATGCCTTGATTGAAAGTTGTGTCAAGTACTCTGAAGCAAAGACATCTGTTGTAGTTGGTGATGATGCGGGAATGAATCTGCTTGCTAGTGTGGCTGCTGGAGAGATATCCAAATCTGATGTAGTTTCACCTGTTGGTTCTCCACGAAGAAGGACCCCTGTTTATGAGCCTTTTGGTAATGAGAATGATTCAAGAGTGAAATCATTTCCTGGAGATCAGTTTAGTGACGGTGCTGGTGATGCGCATGGAAAGCTGGGTGTTGATCATACTTCGTGGGCTAAGAATGGAGATAGCAATCAAGAGAAACCTGCAGGAGATCTTACTGGACGCATCAATACTTCCCCTATGGATTTGCAGCAGAGTGGAGATCCATGTCAAGAGAACATTGAAAACTCAAACAAAATAGTAATGACAAAAGGGACCCCTGATTGTGCAGGAAAAAATCCTGAAGAGGATAAGGCTGGAGTCAGAGTGGACACCAATGGCACTTCTGATGATAAACAGAGGAGCAGTGCCTCTTTGTCACAGGAGGATAAGGTCTCTGAATTGAATCAAGGAGTTGAGTGTAATGTTGTTGATGGATCACTATCACACCCATCTTTGGAATTTCATTGTGAGAACAAGAAAACTGCTTGTGAAGGATTGAAGTGCTTCGAGCAGACCGAGCAAAAGCCACCTCTCATTGCAACACACCCTGAGAATGTGAAAGGTGCAGATGGGGAATTGCTGCATGAATCTGGTCCTGGTGAAGATATGGcttcaaaaaatattgatgAAGTGAAGGATGAAATGGTTGATGAAGTAGATTCCAAGAGTAATGTCAACCATAGCGAAGAACAAAAATCTGATTGGAAAAGTAATGCTTCTATGGGTCATGATCTTTGGGCTGTATCTCATGTGAGTTCAGCTCACAGTGAGGACAAGGGTGAGCATGTGGAGGAGAATTTGGAAGGTAAAGAGGTTAAAGAGCAGTGCTTTGCTGACTCAGCTCCTCTCGAGGCATCCACTGCATTAGGAGTGCAGGAAACAGACTATCATGTGAAGACTGAAGCACCGAAGTTGACTGCCTCTGGAGGTGACAAAGCACAGGAATCTACACCGGCCACTATTGATGCTTCTTCCTCTGCTGCAAGGGTTTCAGATGCAGAAGCAAAagttgaatttgatttgaatgAAGGTTTTGATGGGGATGAAG TGGCTGCTGCAGCCAAAGGGCCTTTTGTACCACCAGAAGACCTCCTGAGGAGTAAAGGGGCCCTTGGTTGGAAGGGATCTGCTGCAACAAGTGCTTTTCGCCCAGCTGAACCAAGAAAGATATTGGAGATGCCATTGGGGGTGACTAACATTTCTGTTCCTGATTCAACATCTGGAAAGCTGAGCCGTTCTCTATTGGATATTGACTTGAATGTACCAGATGAGAGAGTCCTAGAGGATTTGGCTTCTCGAAGCTCTGCTCAGGATATAGTTGCTGCATCGGACCTTACCAATAACCTTGATGGGTCACGCTGTGAAGTGATGGGTTCTACATCTGTCCGGGGTTCTGGTGGACTTGATCTTGATTTGAATAGAGCTGAGGAGTTTATTGATATCAGTAATTACTCTACTAGCAACGGGAATAAAACAGATGTGTTAGTTCAAACTGGCACATCATCTGGTGGTCTTTCAAATGGTGAGGTGAATGTTTGCAGGGATTTTGATTTGAATGACGGACCAGTTGATGACATGAATGCTGAACCAACAGTCTTTCATCAGCATCCCAGAAATGTACAAGCTCAAGCACCTATTTCTGGCCTTCGGATAAGTAATGCAGAAACAGGAAACTTTTCATCATGGTTGCCTAGAGGGAACACTTATTCAACCATCACAGTTCCCTCAGTCTTGCCTGATAGAGGAGAGCAACCTTTTCCATTTGCTCCTGGCGTGCATCAGAGAATGTTGGCTCCCTCCACTAGTGGCTCTCCTTTCAGTCCTGATGTCTTCAGGGGACCGGTGTTGTCATCATCTCCTGCAGTTCCCTTTCCATCTACCCCCTTTCAATATCCCGTCTTTCCTTTTGGGTCAAGCTTTCCCCTTCCATCAGCCACCTTTTCTGTTGGTTCAACAACATATGTAGATTCATCATCCAGTGGGAGACTATGCTTTCCTGCTGTTAATTCCCAATTAATGGGTCCTGCAGGTGCTGTACCTTCTCATTTCACTAGGCCTTATGTAGTGAGTATCTCTGATGGTAGCAACAGTGCTAGTGCTGAAAGCAGTTTGAAATGGGGTAGACAGGTTCTAGACTTAAATGCAGGGCCTGGCGTCCCAGACATAGAAGGTAGAAATGAGACACCGCCTCTTGTGCCGAGGCAACTGTCTGTTGCCGGTGCACAGGTCCTACTGGAGGACCAAGCAAGAATGTATCAGATGGCAGGTGGCCATTTGAAGAGGAGGGAACCTGAAGGAGGATGGGATGGTTACAAGCGGCCCTCATGGCACTAG
- the LOC102607350 gene encoding uncharacterized protein LOC102607350 codes for MFLTRFIGRAFLAAAAKSESSAATAAAASMATSRHNPLEEFFEKDRGLDDQKPVYGRSWKASELRLKSWDDLNKLWYVLLKEKNMLMTQQQMLHAQNLKFPNPERIPKVRKSMCRIKQVLTERAIEEPDPRRSAEMKRMINAL; via the exons ATGTTTTTGACAAGATTTATTGGGAGAGCATTCTTGGCTGCAGCTGCAAAATCAGAATCTTCTGCAGCTACTGCAGCAGCAGCTTCTATGGCTACATCTAGGCACAACCCTCTTGAGGAATTTTTTGAGAAAGATAGGGGCCTGGATGACCAGAAACCTGTCTATG GTCGAAGTTGGAAAGCTTCTGAACTGCGCCTGAAGTCTTGGGATGATCTTAATAAGCTATGGTATGTTCTGTTGAAGGAGAAAAACATGCTGATGACTCAACAGCAGATGCTTCATGcccaaaacttaaaatttccCAATCCAGAGCGCATTCCCAAG GTGAGGAAGTCCATGTGTCGAATCAAACAAGTACTCACTGAGAGAGCGATTGAAGAACCAGATCCAAGAAGGTCTGCTGAGATGAAGAGAATGATCAATGCTTTGTGA